The sequence gaacaagaccctgagatacttaaactcatTCACTTGAGGCAGAAATGAGAAATCCACCCTTTTCTGATTGAGCACTTGAGCCTTAAAATTCAAGGTGCTGATTGTCATCTTGGCTGCAATCTGTCAACAGAACATTACTCGCTAAAGGCAGAGACAAGCTCCTAAGACACCCTGGCTAGGCCTAGAACTGACAAagctgtatatatattttttttcagccACTCTGATGTGGTGATATCATTTTTCTTCACTGGAAGAATTGTGTCATTGTTGCAGAGGTGGTAGTTTGACTATGAACACAAACAGCCACCAGGGGGAGCTGTTGCTGTGTGCACCATCACCGAGGACTGCAGCTCCTGCTCAGGCGGCTAAGTGCAGTCCATGATTTGGCTCCAACCTTACAGCatgtgctgctgctgaggaGGAGGGGCTCCTGTGAACCACATTCTCCCTGCGCTGGGGTTGGCGGGCCAGCACTCTGCTCCTACACTGTCTGGACTCTATAATAGCAGATCGACATTTTCCCATGTGAGGCCGTTTCTTTCTAGCTTCTGTGAAAATACGCACTGCctcactttaaaacaacaaaggaaGGCAGGTGAAGGTCAAAAACTGCACATCAGCCCACTGTGTACAACACAAACACGACATTATGACCGTCAGTCACATGCAGCCTTTTATATCTTAGAAGATGTGGTAGTCTGGTCTAGAAGGAGTTTTAGGATTGTTCCCAGCTTTGTGTCCACTTTAATGCTTTTAAGTGAGAATTAAACAGAGCAGAAGGGTCTCCAGCAGCTCTCCTGCACACACGGTTGGCTTGTCAATGGCCTGGTATGAAGCCCGTGGTTCACAGCAGGGAGGTGGCCCATTGAGTGCTCCCACAACACTAACCAACACACAAGAAGGTGGAAGGTTAAGAACAGGGACTTGTTTTTGGTCACTTTGTTAACATGGGGGAATAACATCCCTCCATCACGTTACCCCTGTTATGGGGATCACAGTCTGGAGCTCAGTGGTCCTGTTGGCAGTGTTCAGGCCAGCTTCAGAGTGCTGATGGGAAAGGAGGGCATGGTTACCATGGTCACAGGGTTGAGCACCGTCTGACCCACTAGCTGCGGGTGGTGAGCCATCATTTGGGTGCTCACTGCTGTCTGCTTaccaacaatggtggcagctgGCTGTGCAGGCGCACTGCCGTTCACATGAGCATGGTTTATTGTTTGAGTGATGTGACCGACCACGGCCGGCTGTGTGACAGCCACCGGCTGAGAGTAGAGAGTGGGTAAATGCTGGCTCAGGTGAGCCACTGGGTGCACGGTTATGTGGCTGATGGGCTGGTGGCCGGGGGCTAACTGCACAgagctggtggtggtggagggacCCAGCTGGGCGATGTTTTTGGAGCTCTGACTTGGGATCACTTGGATGACCGAAGGGTGGGACACTGGTGCATGAGCAATAACTGTGGGGTGCAGACTGGGTGTGGTCACCATCTGTGTCTGGGTGGGATTTGACAGCTGACAAGGTGTGCTGGATGTAGTGGCAGTGAGCGTTGGTGGAGCTGCAGGTTTAGACAGTGGCTGTGGAGGGGTCACTAGTAGCGACTGAGGCTGGTGCTGAGGGGCTTTGCGCTGGTTGTGTGGGGTGGTGAAGGAGGTAGTGGTGGTGGGCATCACAGTTAGGACTTGAGTAGGTGTTGCAGTTGTGCGCAGCTCAGGTTTCATGATTTGAGGCACGGTGGGTAAGGCAGTGGGTGCTCTTGGCGCAGGCTCTTCGTCCAGATCGTCATCCATGATGTCTTCACCTTCTGCAACAccaacaaattatggaattCATTAATTACATATATAATTACATGACTTAATCTGAAACAGTGTTTGGTTGTGTATTAGGGAGATTTACAGACATGCAGTTGAGAGTGAACATAATCCCACCAATCCCTCCAGTCTGCCTACCCGAGGCTGTGGAGGTTGAAGCTTGGTCCTCCTCCGGCTGCACTGTCTGTCGGAGGATGCGGTCGATCTCGATCACATCCATCCACTGGCTAAGATCATTCTTCAGCTCTGCTAGTCGCTGTTGGGTAGCGATCTTTTCTCTGGCCAGACGCTCCATGTCGTGCTCATACTCCTTCTCTTTGCGCTTTAATGTCTgcaaggaggaaaagaaaacaatggtAAAACTCAGAACTGGTTTATGaattacacaggaaaaagtcCGCAGGGTAAACGTTAAGGTCATATTTACTGTGTAATAAATTCATCCAATAGAAGAGAACCACAGGAATTTTCTTTGTGAAGCTGTCAGAGAGGTTTTTACTCAAGTCCAAGGTCATGCTTGAAGCAATACTGTAAAGATTCACATTGATTTTATATTAGTCTTAATAGTATTTAACAGATTTCACCACTTCAACCTCTAAAATTAGCGAGGAGTTAAAATGACCCGTTTCTGATTTTGTCAAAGATGTTGATATGAAATTAGATATCACTCGTGTGCACAGAGGGTGGAGGAGAGAAAATCTGCAGCACTACTTATTTGAGGAAAACGTCAAAGTGCACCAGTGGAATGAACTTTGACTCTACTGGGTCTATTTGAACTCGTACTTCTCTAATAAAGTGGAGAAATGGTTTATTTAATAGCCAATTTtccaaattcaaaataataagaagaagagattaatgaaagaaaactgtTATACATTATAACTGATTACTTCtatcagaaaaaaatataaatttgttACAATGAAAGCCACATTTCCAGCAACAAAACATAGTTTAAAGCAATTCATCAAAGGTTCCAACTAGCAATGAAGCATATTACTCAGAAACGGGCCGTCCTGCATTATGTTCTTATACTTTTGGTATTTAGCATTTGTGTCTGCGTttataaatacacatttataaAATGTGAATACATGAATTTTACTATTGACAGTGActggttttatgttttttatgtttagcATGCAACATCAGGAGGAAAAGTGAAATTATGGCAACCGGTACATGATCAGCAGACTTGTTTTTAAGTATTCCCGTTTTAAAGTACTTCAGAAGTCTTtaattatatataatttattgcaTGTCACATGCAGCCTGGTCAAAGTATTCAGCACGCTCTCTGTGGGAGAGGCTCAGGGAAATGACACAGTCTGAAACCCTTTACCAGCAACCTGATGACTTGCTATCATAAAGGGTGGACTTCCTGTTAGTGTTCATCCTACCGTGTACAGTGTGGCGATACAGTAAATGTGCAAGTAATCATGTGTATGATTTAAGTCGTGTGTAGGTGGCTTCTGGCCTACTTCGGTTTAAGTGCATTCCTGCATGTGCATTATGAGCGTGTGCGCCTACAGCACAATGCACATGTACATAAATAGCAAAAGGGGACAAAAGGCGGGCCTTGTGTGATTCAGCACCTGTCTCAAATCCTGATCCAGGATTAGACATGCATGGGCCAAGTGGTCTGTGCTTTGGCTGCTTCTCAGTAACTTAAACACAAATAGAAGCTCAGAAGAAGTCCCGTTCATATTTCAGTTTAGCTCAAATCCACATAAACAAGCTGTTTCTTATCTTTAAGTTAAACTGCTTTTATTGTGACCAGAGCAGGTTTTTTTACAGTTGGAAAATCTGTGTCCTTGCTCCCAAATAGACCTAAAGTTATCTAGGATCAGGGTTAGTAGCCTAgttctgttttaaaataattgttaCATGGAACAACTCTTAATGTGAATCACAACTACACCTCTTATTTTAATGAAAACTCCAAGAATTCAGGTATTGCACCATCTCATTCACAAGGACAGGGATCCCAactttgtattttaatattattgatTAATGGAGATATAGTTTGGACATGCAGATTTTAAATAGCAGGACAGACATGTACACTACTGTTCACTGAGTAAGGTGCTCCTTAGCATGCACTGTTAAACATCTGGACACAGATGTGCAACTTGTAACCAGCCATAAAGAGCACCGCCTCACTGTACGGATTAAAAACATCCTTCGTCTCTACACAAGATGTGCTAAAATGCCCCCCATCTCTGGTTGTCAGGGAAACTCCTGaaaaaatgtcaacattttGTCTGAAATCCTAAAAGATGGCACACACCTTCATGTGCGAGAGGTGCGATTTAGGTTTCTAACAGCCTCTTAGTGTGTAAACATTTCTGTCAAAACCTACTCTGGTGAGGAAAATTTAACGTGATGTCCAAAAAGGTCTGGCCGCCTTCTTTTTTACCCTCATGTAGCTGACAGCCTTACGCGAGTAGCGCTAcaagcttacagctttaagtgatGACTCAtaaagagagaatgagagagtgGAGAAATGctccacagacacagagaccCACTGAACTGCTGAGAGCCAACGCCACATTCGCCTTTTTAGACACAGCTAGCCTGAGATTAACCGCATACACCTGATAAACAAGCCAGCAGCAGATGGGCCCCACGTGACTTCATCACCATGTTAAACATGTCACCAGATTGGTAGGACACAATGTGCCAGGTATGCTTGGATTCTTTGCACATGACTGCATTCAGACCTCCTCCTTTTTCCAGGGAAGAGTTCTTACCACagaactgtgtgtgcgtgcatgtgtgtgcgtgcgcatggGAGGTAAACACTGCTGAAGCATTATTGTCACAAGCAATGCGAGGGCCGAGCACATGGCCCCGCAGAAAAAGGGAGAGGGAGGGCCACAGATAACAGGGGATTGAAAGAGAGCAATACAAGCTGTACTCACTGACTCACTTTTGCAGCAGCCGTGAACAGACAGCACAAGGCTGGGTTGTCTTAAAGGGCCAGGAGCACAGGAGGCCACGTTGCAGACATGCTGCTCCACTGATCGGGTTCCTGCACACAGGTCTTATGACACTGTGGTAACCATAAACCCTTGTCTTAGTCTGCCTTCAAGCTGGAGCAGAGGGTTTCACGTGGTGCCCGACTTTAACAATAAAAAGTCTGTCTGTGGAAATAAAATGCCTACTTTTGCACACCAATCCTTTGTGTGTAAGCTTGTGTTGGTCATAGCTGGCCTATTTACCTCATTGCGGTTAAGAGCCGAGTCGTCAGAAAGCTGAAGGGGgccatctttttttaatgttaaggatgaacaaaaatgaaaatgtcaaaagAACTAGTACAGTTATCTTGTCAGGCAACCTTTCAAAGGAAATATGCCATGAAGTCCACAGTGACTATGCTAAAAATatcaaaagataaataaatttttAGCTTATCTTCATCTAGCAGAGAGTACAGCACTTTTCATGCTGGCATTTGCGGACAAGCAGTGGAGGAACAAGTTCAGTCAGCTTTCATGAGGAAGTGAAGCGCGTGTGGAGTAAGCTGAGCCTTATGTTTACTGCTCCATGCTCCCTCCCTGCTGCGGGCGGCTAAGCCTGGTGGTACAGCAAGTCCTGCATGTTGCAGTGCTGGGTGGGGGCCCAGCACAGGGGGGGTGACGTCACGCGGCTCAGGCTAGCCATGTGCTTGCTGCTCATGTGGCCTTAAAAGCTCAGAGAGGCAGGctggagggaaggagggggaGTGGAGAGGAGGAGCGCTAATGCATCAGGGCTTATTTTACAGCCTCGGCTTTCGCGACACCACTacgggctcagaggaaagcctGCTACATGTTGTCTCTAAAGTAAAGCAAAAAACCCTCTTACAGCTCTATTAGCGCGACTGCTataattaaaaaggaaaacaattggTTCACATGTAAGATTTTCTGGTCACAGATGTTGAGTCATCTTCATTTGAAATGTAATAAGGAAGTGGAAGTTGACCTATGTAGCTGTTAGCCAAGTTTGCGCCTTTCACTGGAAAACCACTAAAACTGTTCCAGTTACCACTTATTTTCATAGAAACTTTGCTCATTTACAAACTTACAAtaagatgtaaaaataaaagcggCAGAGTGCTGAGCTGAAAGCCTCTTATTCAGACCTCTaagctcagtgtttttctgtgcagGCTGCTTCATTGCTGCCAGCCCAGAGGAGGACAAGGACAGGGACGGGGAGGGAGGAGTGTGCAGAGTTTCGGGAATGAGGTGCATGCAGGCAGGACATGCGTCTGTACCTCCCATGTCAAGATGCCAGTGCTCGCACgtgttctgcctttttttttttttttttttttaaggcatcCTATCACCCAGCACTCACATCTTTTACTCCACccctccaaaacaaaacaccaccaGCCTGGCCAATGAAAAAGACCCTCGTGACAAAGAGGCACGACACACTGTTGTGGCCTGTAACACTATTCCAGTACTGGGTTAACTGCTTCGTACTACTCTTTATTATACTCTTCACTTCCACATATAAGCATCATCAATTATGTAAGTTTCCCTTGCTCTGTTTGTGTCAAGCATGTCCAGCTCAGCTGCTGATTGGAGGAAAAGACGCACAAGCCTGTCGAACACAACACGCACAGCATGTTGCTTAATCACAGAGAGGGGCACAGGGAGGGAGACTGGGTGACGAGCTGTGCACCCACGCTGTCCTAGTTTCCCTCAGCATCCACGCGCACAGAGGAATAACCAGCCTGCTGCATCTCACAGTCAAGCAGCAGCATGCCGTCCTCCTCGGTGTACACATCAGTAAACCTGCACCACGGTCGGTTAATGAACAACTGCAGGCTCATAAACAACAACGCATGACAACCAAATGTCTAAAACCGTGtaagtgttttattattatgcAAATTAAACAGCAAACCGCTAACCACATTTGggcacactcaaacacacagatcATGCAACTGTAATTGTAAAACGCAAATCTATAAAAGCAACGCAACAGAGATATTGTTTTATCGCCTCCTGGATTAGTGTATTGGAAAAATGACCTACAATAAAAACGGACACACTCAGCAGCACAGTCAGTCTGAAAGTTACACTAGACCAGTGGCAGACCTTTGCGCCAGCTGTTTACAACCAGCATACTCTAACCGGGAGAGCTTGACTCATAGAAATGGCGAGTCACTCGTTGAAACACTCGCACACTTAAGAAAAAAAGGTATAAATGAGGAAGTCTTAGAGACTCAGGGAGTATCTAAATACATCACTGTGTTTAAACTTGCTGCTGTctgatgtttttctctgcaaCTAAGGATCTTAAACGCAGTAAGATTGTAAATGTATCCAGTAAGACTGGGGGTCAATAACACCACAGTGTAACAGCTTTGTTAGCAGTGAGGAAAGAGCGAGCAATCATCAGTGACGTGTTACAGCCTCCCTATACGAGTTGCATTCATGGGGAATAAAGTACAAGGCATCGCCTTTGTGGATGTTTTGTGCATTCCAGTGAAACATtgctaaacaaaaacaggtgATAGGAGGTTCAGGCCACTTGTTACTGGTGGCGCTTCGattgttgctttttaaatcTGTAATTTCTGTAAttgtgatttaatttttttggttTGTGGTTGTATTTATCTAGCTgttaaaacaatataataagaGAGTTTATTTAATaagtgcttttcacagacaggTGGTCACAACCCACTGTACAGAAaagggtaaaataaatattaacattgaGTAACAAAACAGCCAATAAAAATCTAACTAATGAAATTCAAGAAGATTTTAAAATCTACCAACACCAATCGGATACTAATGATTACCAATACCAGATACGCCAACGTGGAATTTGAAGGTAATAAAACTTTGAACTTTGGAGACATCACAAGCTCACCTGAATGTATCTCAGTGCACTTCTTAAGACACTCAGGTTGGAGGTTTTCTTCTCATCAATGTTCGGGATGTTCTTTTTCAGCGTCTCGAAGCACTCCTTCAGGTGTGCTCGTCTGACAGACCCAAGACAAATAGAAGGTACTTTAGACAGCGCTAATGGTAAAGCTCActttaataaaacaacatctctATTTGGGAGTCCTCTGATTAAAATATGAAGCACATTTCAAAATTGAAGCTCTACCAATAAGTAAagttttcaggaaaaaaaaaagaatctattGGCAAATGCTTTTGGGGAAAGGGGTGACCCTACCTGTTTTTCTCAAGTTTGTTATGCACCTCTCTTGTACCAGCCCTGCAAGAGCACAGTAAAATTGTGATGTTTAAAAGGGCAACAaaattgaaataataaaaaaattaaccccccaaaaaatgaatcaaagaaCCTGTTTCTTAGTTTTGGGAGCAGGCAGATCAATGACAGTAAGTGAGTGAATTTATCATCTCATCCAAATTATCGTAATAGCACCCGTGCAAAGtggaatctaatctaatcttatAATTATCTGAGTGGACCACAGAAGATTACTGATGACACCGTTTCAGTACGTCTGTAATCTGGACTCctagttattattttttctgcattttaaggACTGATTTAAATTGATCCTCAGTAAAACAATACTGAGTTAAAAGGTCAGACTTACCCTCCAGGCCTCTTCTTGCTGTCTAGGTGGCGACTGTCATCAGGAGGACTTCCCCGGCTGACGGGGCCATTGTGCAGAGGGGCCTGCTGAAGCAAGGGGCCTGAATGGGGCAGTAAGGCTTGCTGCTGTATGGGCGAGACGATGGTACCCGGATAGCGCTGAACCAGCTGCTGGTGTAGTTTAGTGTTGTTGGTTTGGGTGACGAGCTGCGGCTGAAGGTGGTGGTTTTGTATCGGCTGCTTGTGGTTGGCAGTCACCATGGTTTGGGTGTCAGGTTTGGGCTGTGGAGaccagagtagagctgctgcacttTGCTCCAGAGGGGGATGAGAGTCTGTTTTTGGGGAGGCcagtggaggagcagcaggagggGAGAGCGTGGTAACAGGTAGAGTAGGTGAGCCTGTAAGGTTGGGGGTGACCACAGGTATCGGGATGACTGTAATGGGGACAGAGGGAGGGGACAGAGCTGATGGTATGGGTGAGGGACGGGACTCCATGTGGAGCTCCTCTGCTTTAGAAACATTGTTGATGTGGATTGTGGAGTTCACATTAGGGTGGCTCTGCTCTTTCAGGTGCTGCAGACGCAGCTTCTCCTTTTCATCCTCTGTGGGAAAAACACAGCCGTTAATACAACCAATCCCAtctatacacacatacacaaaaatgcaGCAACAACCCTTTGAGCTTTCTAAATCTGTTAGCACTAACAGTACTGATAGATTTTGGGAGTATGTGAAAGGAAATAAGCCAGGGTCATTTCTAGAAAGGTCTGGTAGAAGGCCTTGTTTGGCATGTTATGCTGTACCAGCTCAGTGACATTAGTCCTGCTCATCTTAATTATAGTAAATCAGCGAAACAAGAAGTGTTTGACACTCAAAGCTGCAGGTATATTTGCACATGACACCAACAGATGGTTTTTTAACTAAACCTAAAACTTGTGTAAAACCATGACAGTAGCAAGTTTCATTTCATCTGTGCCACAACAGAAAGAGCACAAACATATTCCATAACAGTGACGCCTGTTACACGTAAAGTGATGAagtattattgttaatattattaatattattgaaACATCCAGTTGTAAGTCAAAGTGGCTCTACAGGAGAATCTTTGTTGTTATGTAATTACAACAAGCAGAAATGAAAGTCTGAGCTTTCAGGTTTCAGGCTCTTCTCTCTTGCTGTTCCTACTTTGTGTTTTATCTGTACATGCATTTTCACATCCACAAAAATGTTGCCTAGCTTTGAGCATGTCTTCACAAAAGAAGTTTTTTGCTTTAATGGAGGTACATTTCGCTGTAATGTAATCCTGGTCACAGTCCACTGACTGAGTTGTGCTGGGGAAGTGAGTGCAAGTACACTCTAGATCTCTACTAACAAAGCCCGAGGGTCTCTTTATTACCAAGACGCGTGTCCAGGTTAGGTTTATCTGTAAAGGCATGTTTATAACAGTTAATACACTGCAGATCTCATTGAGCCAGCTTTAAAATGATTGCACGTTTTGATTACTATTAAATAAACTGTGATTACAGCCATGTGAAAGATTCGTACAGATAAATCTAACTGAAAAGTGATCAGCTTCAGTATTTTTGTAAAACACGAGTCAGTCTAAATGCGTCTTACGGGGCTGTCCAGTCATCTAAAGCACACCCCCTCCACACTGTATAGATGCTGTGGAAAGGGACTCTAGTTGCTATGGCAGCTCATGTTCACAGTTAGAAAATGTCAGATACAAGTAGCTGTCATCAACATCGTTATAAATGCGATCAGGACGCTGCAGCAGTACACACTCATCCGTTCACTGCAGAGCTGAAGCTACAGCGGCACCACAGACTTCACCCCAAACCACTGAAAACAAGTTCACATAAATGATGACGACAGTGAGCGACAACAACACAGCTGTCTCCCAGAAATTAGGTGCTAAGTcactctaaaaaataaaataacaaatgtttattagataCACAACATCCAAAAAAGTCACTGAAACCTTCCcactaaagacaaaaaaaaaacaaccccagtAAGTTCTTAAGtttcaaaatgtgaaatgttgtctttgtaccttttaaatacacaaaaggGGGGTTTCAATGATTTACAAGTttacagtctgtttttattatacatttacatacaaTAGCTACATTGTATGTAAAATTCTACATAGCTACGCACAATAAGATTGTATGAagcgacaaaaaaaaaaatccgggTTTAGATAATGTAGTTTGTTGCATCATAATGTAAGCTCGCCTTCAAATAGAGTGTACAAAATACTAGGAATATTCTCACCTGTTAACATCAAAGACTATTTGAAGCTGAATGAACACATCTCTAAAACACCAACATTGATAAAAGCAGGAATTAATGGATCTAACCGCCTGGCACCAGAGCATGACGTATGAGGTCAGCTTGTTTAATCAGTTAGGATTAAGAGCAGGTTTCTCTAATATTTCTCAAAATCACAACCTTTTATCGGTCAGTCTTTAAATTAACTtcaaattttgtttgtttaaaataaataaataaataatgtgacAGATACTACTTGTTATGCATGTATAATCAGTTTAAAATATACATGCTCACATTTTGAGGGTTCAAAGTTCAGAACATTATAGCCCTGCTTTAAAACAGATCTTTCACAGATCTGGTAGTCTATTTAGATCTAAGAAAAAGCAGCACATACTGTtatgattttacattttaaaacactaATGTCACTTTATCAATGACTgtgactgtaaaaaaataaaataaaataatgtgatggaGGAAGGAGATATTCTATCCAGCTCTAAAAAGCTCTAGAGAAATTTTAACAGTGTTACTTTAAGCATTTCAGTGTATTTTTTCCAGTGTATGAACATGTCCTGTTACACTGAAAAGTCTTTTCTTCAGCGGTAAAAACATACGAAAGAACAAGATGTTCCAGTTGCAGTGGACAGCTTTCATAAGCTGTTGCATGCACAGTTATGAGTTCTGAcaatttaatgttgttttgttgACATAAACACATAGAGGGGTCTTTTCTGAAAGGAAACCCATGAAACACTTACAAAAAACAAGCAGGTTTTCTATATGCATTATATAACTGCAGCAGTACATAGAGGAACACTGGCCTAGTTTCCTGCACACAGTGACCTGCTCTACAGtagcagagagggaggaggaggaggcgccTGCTTAGAATGCACCAGGCAGGAGCAGctgagacaggaaaaaaaacaggatcTCTCACTCCGAGCCTGCGTGGACTCTCTCCGTAATGATGAATTTAACTATTCATGAACATATCAATGTAAATATGCCAGAATTAGCCAAAAGGCTACTTTTCATTCACGAATATGTAAAGAGCTACAGAATATGTAAAAATCAGCATTCAACCAAAGGGCTGATCTGTTGGCGGCCAAGCTTAAACGGCGCAGGAAGTGTAATGCACTTTTTCAGCAGGTCTGATGTTAGCGTTAGGGCTGTCTGAGGTAGCTCAACCTGCACCTTCCCCAAACTGTAACTACACCTCACAGCTATGCAAACGTAAACAACTCTGATAGGTTTGTTTCCTTTTAATATGCAGTGCAAACACAATATGTTGACAGCTATAGCGATCCATGCAAGATACATTGATTTATTGGAGTGTAACTGCATGTAAAGAGTTGCAGACATGTGACATTAACTCGTCTGCCATTTGGATGTGTGACAATCATGGTGACAGTCAAGTAAATAAGGCCACAGACACATAAGGCTAGAGACCAGTGTGACCATCTGTCAACCACTGGTCCAgaggaaaattattttttaaaagagccCCAGTCACAAAGGGTCATGAACTGGTCAGTGATTCCAAGTGATTTCGTGCACCTGAAGCAATTTCTACTAGGTTTTCACCACCTTTGGAACTGAGCCTCCTTTAGCCACTGCCAACCTGTCAGGGAATATATGGCTTGCCTTAGCAACCAGTGGTTATATCACATCCAATACGATGGACAGTTACACGTGATTTAGACTACTGCAGGAAATTTACGTCGTAACAACGTAACATTGTTCGACCCTACATCCCAACCTCCCACGCCACTCGACTTTTTGCAGGCTGCGTTGACCCTATATGTCGTCACATTTCTCAGGAAGTGCACGTCAGGTTACGGCGTAGGGTTTAGAGGAGTTTCTGGTTACGTAGTAAGTTATGCAGTAGATTTCTCACTGACGCATAATCCAGTCATTAAGCGATGTGCAGCATGACATCACAAGAAACCTGAATAGTAATCTCACATGAAGAGTTTGTTGACTCCAGAGCTGAATGaagttgtaaatataaaaacGTAACGCTTGTTAATTCTCTCCGGATGTAGTTTACACGGATGGAATACCGGAGTGAGCCATCTGCTTTATTAACGATCTTTGGGAGGGGTTGCCCGGCACGCACGTGGTGGAAGGGGCGTAACCATCTATGCTTTTTAAACTACAGGGGCGTGGTTTGTTGTTCACGTCATCGACTGACACTCAAAGCCCTCCACGAGAGTCTGGAGAGCCAGGGGAGTTTgtgattttgcttttttatgtattaaGAATCGACAGTAACACCGAAACACACAGGTACGCAGAGTCACTACAACACCTGATATCCGGAAGGCGCGCGGAGGGACTGAGGGGGCGCAGACTGCTGGGGTgggagggaagaggagggggaaccTGAATGCCAGAGTCACTTGATCCCCAGCGGACGATGTCAGGTCATTATGTAAAACGAGCCTGGCACTCCGCGCGCCACCGCCCTTCATCGGaccgtgttttgtttttatttttaatgttccgCAGCAGCGCGTGCAGATACTCAGAAATACAGGAAGGCGCGCGGTGACGCGGCCGAGCAGCACGTTAAGTGTCTATGCAGCAGGTTTCGATGCAGTAACCCCTGACACTGCAGCAGAAGCCCGtctctgtctgcctgtctgagACCTGACCTCAATCTTGACATGAAGAG comes from Astatotilapia calliptera chromosome 14, fAstCal1.2, whole genome shotgun sequence and encodes:
- the mnta gene encoding max-binding protein MNT isoform X2 yields the protein MSIETLLEAAKFLEFQAQQQQKAREDEKEKLRLQHLKEQSHPNVNSTIHINNVSKAEELHMESRPSPIPSALSPPSVPITVIPIPVVTPNLTGSPTLPVTTLSPPAAPPLASPKTDSHPPLEQSAAALLWSPQPKPDTQTMVTANHKQPIQNHHLQPQLVTQTNNTKLHQQLVQRYPGTIVSPIQQQALLPHSGPLLQQAPLHNGPVSRGSPPDDSRHLDSKKRPGGRAHLKECFETLKKNIPNIDEKKTSNLSVLRSALRYIQTLKRKEKEYEHDMERLAREKIATQQRLAELKNDLSQWMDVIEIDRILRQTVQPEEDQASTSTASEGEDIMDDDLDEEPAPRAPTALPTVPQIMKPELRTTATPTQVLTVMPTTTTSFTTPHNQRKAPQHQPQSLLVTPPQPLSKPAAPPTLTATTSSTPCQLSNPTQTQMVTTPSLHPTVIAHAPVSHPSVIQVIPSQSSKNIAQLGPSTTTSSVQLAPGHQPISHITVHPVAHLSQHLPTLYSQPVAVTQPAVVGHITQTINHAHVNGSAPAQPAATIVGKQTAVSTQMMAHHPQLVGQTVLNPVTMVTMPSFPISTLKLA
- the mnta gene encoding max-binding protein MNT isoform X1, giving the protein MSIETLLEAAKFLEFQAQQQQKAREDEKEKLRLQHLKEQSHPNVNSTIHINNVSKAEELHMESRPSPIPSALSPPSVPITVIPIPVVTPNLTGSPTLPVTTLSPPAAPPLASPKTDSHPPLEQSAAALLWSPQPKPDTQTMVTANHKQPIQNHHLQPQLVTQTNNTKLHQQLVQRYPGTIVSPIQQQALLPHSGPLLQQAPLHNGPVSRGSPPDDSRHLDSKKRPGGAGTREVHNKLEKNRRAHLKECFETLKKNIPNIDEKKTSNLSVLRSALRYIQTLKRKEKEYEHDMERLAREKIATQQRLAELKNDLSQWMDVIEIDRILRQTVQPEEDQASTSTASEGEDIMDDDLDEEPAPRAPTALPTVPQIMKPELRTTATPTQVLTVMPTTTTSFTTPHNQRKAPQHQPQSLLVTPPQPLSKPAAPPTLTATTSSTPCQLSNPTQTQMVTTPSLHPTVIAHAPVSHPSVIQVIPSQSSKNIAQLGPSTTTSSVQLAPGHQPISHITVHPVAHLSQHLPTLYSQPVAVTQPAVVGHITQTINHAHVNGSAPAQPAATIVGKQTAVSTQMMAHHPQLVGQTVLNPVTMVTMPSFPISTLKLA